The Ramlibacter algicola genome segment CACCAGCTCGAACAGGCGGTTCAGCGACTGCACCAGCGGCCGCACTTCTTCCGGGGACGCCCCTTCGTCGAAGGTGCTCAGGTCGCGCGGCGAGCGGCGCTCGACCGCGTCCTTCAGAGCCAGCAAGGGCTTGAGCGCACGCTCGACCGCCCAGCCGACCGCGAACGCCGCCGCCACGATCAGCACCAGGTTGGGCAGCAGCACCTTGAGCAGGATCGACCGCAGCCATTGCTGGCGCGGGTCGCCGGCATCGGCCGCCGACACCACGAGCTCGCCCAGCACGGTCTGCTGCCGCTGGCGGACGATGCGCCAGGTGCTGCCGCCATGCTCCTCGGCGTGGAATTCCGGCTCCGGCCCCGGCGGCACCGTGCCCGCCAGCCAGTCATCGCCGTACAGCAGCCGGCCGTCCGGGTCGGTGAGCGCGAAGGCGGTGCTGATCGGCCGGTCCTTCAGGAACTCGGCCACGGGCGGCGCGAGCAGCAGCATGGGCGTGCCATCGCCCGCCTCGCCGATCACCGAATCGGCGAACAGCGGCATCAGGGCGACCAGGTGGCGCTCCTGCTGCTGCGCGACGTCGCCGGCCGATTGGTAGTCGAACCAGGCGTTGAGCAGCGCCAGTGACAGCAGCGGCAGCAGCAGCATGACCAGCAGCCGGCGGCGCAGCCCGGAGAGCATGCGGCCGGCTGCGGGGGCGCGCCGGCGCGCCGGCACGAAATGCATCATGGCGCGGGCGCGTCCTGCAGTTCCAGCCGGTAGCCGAAACCGCGGATGGAGCGCAGCGCGACCCCGTGCGCCTCGATCTTGCCGCGCAGCCGCGACACGTAGACCTCCACCGCGTTCGGCGTGATCTCCTTGTCCCAGCCGGTCAGCGCCTGCAGCAGCTTCTCCTTGCTGGCCGGCTTGGGCGCGTGCATCAGCAGGTATTCCATCACCGTCCACTCGCGCGGGCCGAGATCGATCGGGATGCGCTGGCCGTCCTTGACGGCGCTGGCCTGGCGGTTGGCCGTGTCGAGCTCGATGGGCCCGAACGACAGCACCGCGCTGGTGGCCGCCTGCGACCGGCGCAGCAGCGCGCGCAGCCGCGCGAGCAGTTCCGGCAGCTCGAACGGCTTGACCATGTAGTCGTCGGCGCCGAGGTCCAGCCCCTGCACGCGGTCCTGCAACGCGTCGCGCGCGGTGAGGATCAGCACCGGCATGTTGCTGCTGGCCATGTCGGGCCGGCGCAGGCGGCGCGTGAGCTCCAGGCCGTCCATGTGCGGCAGGCCGATGTCGATGATCGCGGCGTCGAAGCTCTCGGTGCGCAGCACTTCCTCGGCGCGCTCGCCGCTGCCGACCCAGTCGACGGCGTGGCCGGCGCCGGTGAGGCCCAGCTTGATGCCGCTGGCCAGCATCACGTCGTCTTCGACCAGGAGGAGGCGCATGGAAAAGGGACAGCTCTCGGCGCGGCAGTGGCCGCGCGCTTCAGGACGACCGGATCATCGTGCCGTAGGCCTGCTCGGTGAGGATCTCGAGCAGCATCGAATGCGGCACGCGCCCGTCGATGATGTGGACCGAATTGACGCCGCTGCGCGCCGCGTCGAGCGCGCCGCTGATCTTGGGCAGCATGCCGCCGGAGATGGTGCCGTCCGCGAACAGCGCGTCGATCTCGCGCGCGGTCAGGTCCGTCAGCAGCTTGCCGGTCTTGTCCAGCACGCCCGGCGTGTTGGTCAGCAGCACCAGCTTCTCGGCCTTCAGCGTGGTCGCCAGCTTGCTCGCGACGACGTCGGCGTTGATGTTGTAGCTCTCGTTCTCCTCGCCGAAGCCGATCGGGCTGACGACCGGGATGAAGTTGTCCTCCAGCAGCGCGCGCACGACGCCGGGATGGATCTCGACGATGTCGCCCACCTGGCCGACGTCGTGCTCCTTGTTCGGGTCCTTGTTGTCGACCATCCGCAGCTTGCGCGCGCGGATCAGGCCGCCGTCGCGCCCGGTGAGGCCCACGGCCTGGCCGCCGGCCTTGTGGATGAAGCCGACGATGTCCTGCTGCACCTCGCCCGCGAGCACCCATTCGACGACTTCCATCGTCTCGGCGTCGGTGACGCGCATGCCCTGGATGAACTCGCCCTTCTTGCCCAGGCGGTTGAGGGCCTGCTCGATCTGCGGGCCGCCGCCGTGCACCACGACCGGGTTCATGCCGACCAGCTTGAGCAGCACGACGTCCTCGGCGAAGTCGGCCTGCAGCTCGGGGTCGGTCATGGCGTTGCCGCCGTACTTGACGACGATCGTCTTGCCGTGGAACTTGCGGATGTACGGGAGCGCCTGGGCGAGGATCTCGGCCTTCTCGCGCGGCGCGATCTGGGAGGTGTCGGTCATGGAGGGGCGGGGCTGGAGGGCGAATTATCCCCGACCCCCGCGCGCAGGCCCTGGTGCACCGTCGGATACCCCAGCCGCAGCCGCAGCTCGCGCTTCAGGCGCGTGTTGTCCAGGCGGCGCGATTCGCCCATGAAGCTCAGGAGCACCAGCGGCAACTGGTCGCGGGCGACGTCACGCGCCACGCGCGCTGGCCGCGGCAATCCATAGAGATCCGCCGCGAGGTCGAAGTAGTCGCCCATCTTCAGTTCGCTGTCGTCGCTGGCGTTGAACACGCGCTGCGGCTTGCCGCGCCAGAGCGCCAGGACGACGGCCCGCGCGAGGTCGTCGGCGTGCACGTGGTTCGTGTAGACGTCGTCCTCGGCGCGCAGCACCGGCGTTCCGCGCAGCAGGCGCTCGCGCGGCGTGCCGCCTTCCCGGTCGGCCGCGTAGATGCCGGGGATGCGCAGGATGCTGGTGCGCACGTGCGCCGCGCGGCCGAAGTGGCGCACCGCGGCTTCGGCATCGGCCCGGCGCTGCGCGCGTGGCGTTGCCGGCGCGATGGGCCGCGTCTCGGCGACGCGCTCGCCTGCGCAATCGCCGTAGACACCGGTGGTGGACGCATACACGAGCGAAGCGGGCGGCGTGCGCAGGCGCAGCGCGCGCAGCAGCGCGCCCGTGCGCGGATCGCGCCACCAGGTCGCGGGCGGCTCGCCCCCGGGAGGTGGCGCGAGATGCACGACGCGCGTCGCGATGCCCGCCAGACGAGCGAGCGTCGCGGGCTGGTCCAGATTCCCCACCAGCGGCACGAGGCCCGCGGCGCGCAGCGACGGCACGCGCTCGCGCGACGATGTCAACGCCAGCACGCGCACGTTCGCGCCCGCCTGGCGCGCGACGCGCAGGCCGACGTCACCGCAGCCGACGATGAGCACGCGCTCGCGCCGGAA includes the following:
- a CDS encoding response regulator transcription factor, translated to MRLLLVEDDVMLASGIKLGLTGAGHAVDWVGSGERAEEVLRTESFDAAIIDIGLPHMDGLELTRRLRRPDMASSNMPVLILTARDALQDRVQGLDLGADDYMVKPFELPELLARLRALLRRSQAATSAVLSFGPIELDTANRQASAVKDGQRIPIDLGPREWTVMEYLLMHAPKPASKEKLLQALTGWDKEITPNAVEVYVSRLRGKIEAHGVALRSIRGFGYRLELQDAPAP
- the argB gene encoding acetylglutamate kinase, producing the protein MTDTSQIAPREKAEILAQALPYIRKFHGKTIVVKYGGNAMTDPELQADFAEDVVLLKLVGMNPVVVHGGGPQIEQALNRLGKKGEFIQGMRVTDAETMEVVEWVLAGEVQQDIVGFIHKAGGQAVGLTGRDGGLIRARKLRMVDNKDPNKEHDVGQVGDIVEIHPGVVRALLEDNFIPVVSPIGFGEENESYNINADVVASKLATTLKAEKLVLLTNTPGVLDKTGKLLTDLTAREIDALFADGTISGGMLPKISGALDAARSGVNSVHIIDGRVPHSMLLEILTEQAYGTMIRSS
- a CDS encoding NAD-dependent epimerase/dehydratase family protein, whose amino-acid sequence is MPSNQSPLGARPARFRRERVLIVGCGDVGLRVARQAGANVRVLALTSSRERVPSLRAAGLVPLVGNLDQPATLARLAGIATRVVHLAPPPGGEPPATWWRDPRTGALLRALRLRTPPASLVYASTTGVYGDCAGERVAETRPIAPATPRAQRRADAEAAVRHFGRAAHVRTSILRIPGIYAADREGGTPRERLLRGTPVLRAEDDVYTNHVHADDLARAVVLALWRGKPQRVFNASDDSELKMGDYFDLAADLYGLPRPARVARDVARDQLPLVLLSFMGESRRLDNTRLKRELRLRLGYPTVHQGLRAGVGDNSPSSPAPP